In the genome of Carnobacterium pleistocenium FTR1, one region contains:
- a CDS encoding aminotransferase class I/II-fold pyridoxal phosphate-dependent enzyme translates to MNEKKNSAEQHRRPLFDSLNQHQKKEKVSFHVPGHKNGINWDESLASFHSMLPFDQTEVSGLDYLHEPVGILKESQELLSKLYGSSKSYYLINGSTVGNLAMIMGATNKGDQVFVDRSCHQSVIHALELAELRPIFLTPEMTQSNTTPLGISLARLEEAFEEYPSVKALIVTYPTYDGMVYPLKELIDYARTRKCLVLVDEAHGPHFTLGDPFPASALDLGADVVVQSAHKMLPSFTQTAYLHIGRHASLSLKNKVNYYLHIFQSSSPSYPLMLSLEYARYFLAFFNEKDLKTTIEYRDLWKNQFENAGLKIFQSSDPLKVRVSWVNHSGEALATQLEKQGIFGEKTDQTTILLTFPLLKQETEISKPFTIKLIQYKEEWIDNKETALLIAPYSELDLGYEVQKSRTIEQIPLAKAEGKITAQNITPYPPGIPFVLKGERLTIEKIRCLEDYLGQSVRVVGLGNSMELAVFSEKD, encoded by the coding sequence ATGAATGAAAAAAAAAATAGTGCAGAACAACATCGTCGCCCTCTATTTGATAGTTTAAATCAACATCAAAAGAAGGAAAAGGTCTCTTTTCATGTTCCTGGACATAAAAACGGTATAAACTGGGATGAATCGTTAGCTTCTTTTCACTCGATGCTTCCTTTTGATCAAACGGAAGTTTCAGGATTGGATTATTTACATGAACCGGTTGGTATTTTAAAAGAAAGTCAAGAATTGCTAAGTAAACTATATGGTAGCAGTAAAAGCTATTATTTAATAAATGGCTCAACCGTGGGCAATTTAGCCATGATCATGGGTGCAACGAATAAAGGAGACCAGGTATTTGTTGATCGAAGTTGTCATCAATCGGTTATTCATGCATTAGAATTAGCAGAACTGCGACCGATTTTTCTAACACCAGAAATGACTCAATCAAATACGACACCTTTGGGAATTTCTTTGGCAAGGTTAGAAGAAGCATTTGAGGAGTACCCATCTGTTAAGGCGTTGATCGTAACGTACCCTACATATGATGGAATGGTTTACCCTCTTAAAGAGTTGATAGATTATGCTAGAACAAGGAAGTGCTTAGTTTTAGTAGATGAAGCCCATGGACCGCACTTTACATTAGGAGACCCTTTTCCTGCTTCGGCATTAGATTTAGGGGCAGATGTGGTCGTGCAGTCTGCACATAAAATGTTGCCTTCTTTTACCCAGACAGCTTATCTGCATATCGGAAGACATGCCTCACTTTCTTTGAAAAATAAAGTTAACTATTATTTGCACATCTTCCAATCTAGCAGTCCATCTTACCCACTGATGCTTTCGCTGGAGTATGCACGTTACTTTTTAGCATTTTTTAATGAAAAAGACTTGAAAACTACGATAGAATACCGTGATTTATGGAAAAATCAATTTGAAAATGCGGGTCTAAAAATCTTTCAAAGCAGTGATCCGTTAAAAGTGAGGGTTTCTTGGGTAAATCATAGCGGTGAAGCATTAGCTACTCAATTAGAAAAACAAGGCATCTTTGGTGAAAAGACGGATCAAACTACGATACTACTGACGTTTCCACTTCTGAAGCAAGAAACAGAAATTAGCAAACCATTCACTATAAAATTGATACAGTATAAAGAAGAATGGATCGATAACAAGGAAACGGCATTGTTGATTGCACCTTATTCAGAACTAGACTTAGGCTATGAGGTTCAAAAAAGTCGAACAATTGAACAAATTCCCTTAGCAAAAGCTGAAGGAAAAATTACAGCACAAAATATCACGCCTTATCCACCAGGAATCCCTTTTGTATTGAAAGGTGAAAGACTAACAATTGAGAAGATTAGATGTTTGGAGGATTATTTAGGCCAGTCGGTGAGAGTTGTTGGACTTGGAAATAGTATGGAGCTTGCTGTCTTTTCTGAAAAGGATTGA
- a CDS encoding YaaL family protein, producing MLFKKKYALRREYDAALLKLMIETKGKWEYAKKIEYSVIEKDSLLFAQTKLAEAKYFYLFKEAKKRHIKGDTSTLETL from the coding sequence ATGCTGTTCAAGAAGAAATACGCATTACGAAGAGAGTACGATGCAGCCTTGCTAAAATTAATGATAGAGACAAAAGGGAAATGGGAATACGCAAAAAAGATTGAGTATTCGGTCATTGAAAAAGATAGCCTATTATTTGCTCAAACAAAATTAGCAGAAGCAAAGTATTTCTATTTATTTAAAGAGGCCAAAAAAAGGCATATTAAAGGGGATACATCAACTTTAGAAACATTATAG
- the recR gene encoding recombination mediator RecR — MHYPEPISKLMDSYMKLPGIGAKTAARLAFFTIDMREEDVTDFAKSLISAKRDLHYCSICGQITEEDPCQICQDKSRDRSVVLVVEDPKDVIALERMREYHGLYHVLQGVLSPIEGTGPEDINIPSLIKRLQSDEINEVIIATNATAEGEATAMYLSRLIKPAGIKVTRLAHGLSVGSDIEYADEITLLKAVEGRREL; from the coding sequence ATGCACTATCCAGAACCGATATCAAAATTAATGGACAGCTATATGAAACTACCTGGAATTGGGGCGAAAACAGCTGCTCGCTTAGCCTTTTTCACGATTGATATGCGCGAAGAAGACGTAACGGATTTTGCTAAATCGTTGATCAGCGCAAAAAGAGATCTTCATTATTGCTCCATTTGTGGCCAAATTACAGAAGAAGATCCGTGTCAAATATGTCAAGATAAATCACGTGATAGAAGTGTTGTTTTAGTTGTAGAAGATCCAAAAGATGTGATAGCTTTAGAAAGAATGCGTGAGTATCATGGGTTGTATCATGTATTACAAGGAGTTCTTTCTCCAATAGAAGGAACGGGTCCAGAAGACATCAACATACCGAGTTTGATCAAACGATTGCAGTCTGATGAAATCAATGAAGTGATTATTGCTACAAATGCGACTGCTGAGGGTGAAGCAACAGCTATGTATTTATCTAGACTGATCAAGCCAGCAGGAATTAAAGTAACGCGTTTGGCTCATGGACTTTCAGTTGGAAGCGATATTGAGTATGCGGATGAAATCACCCTGTTAAAAGCAGTTGAAGGGCGTAGAGAACTTTAG
- a CDS encoding YbaB/EbfC family nucleoid-associated protein yields MMRGMGNMQGMMKQMQQMQKEMAKSQENLNVKEFNGTTNGDLVTVTLTGEKKMKDISIKPEAVDPDDIEMLQDLIILATNDALEKVEAETQAVMGKYTKGIPGL; encoded by the coding sequence TTGATGCGTGGAATGGGAAATATGCAAGGTATGATGAAACAAATGCAACAAATGCAAAAAGAAATGGCGAAATCTCAAGAGAATTTAAATGTAAAAGAATTTAATGGAACAACTAATGGAGATTTGGTCACTGTAACGTTGACTGGAGAAAAGAAAATGAAAGATATTTCTATAAAACCAGAAGCTGTTGATCCTGATGATATTGAAATGTTGCAAGATTTAATTATTTTGGCAACGAATGATGCTTTAGAAAAAGTAGAAGCAGAAACACAAGCTGTCATGGGGAAATACACTAAAGGAATTCCCGGCCTTTAA
- the dnaX gene encoding DNA polymerase III subunit gamma/tau, translated as MSYQALYRVWRPQKFQDIAGQKAITQTLINALAQEKTSHAYLFTGPRGTGKTSAAKIFAKAINCPNIKDGEPCNECETCLSITNGQLNDVIEIDAASNNGVEEIRDIRDKAKYAPTSADYKIYIIDEVHMLTTGAFNALLKTLEEPPKNVVFILATTEPHKIPLTIISRTQRFDFKRISVRDSCERMAYILNQKKITYQEEALTVIARAAEGGMRDALSILDQTISYGDNSVTVENAMSVTGSLTQELVLDYFDAIIHSNTEKGLSLLQSILAEGKDASRFVEDLILFSRDILVYQQAPLMTDLLEGANVDEGFKALSQTITAQQLYEVIRILNDAQQEMRYTNHAEVYLEVSTVKLTQLAVASSAGRATVEESKVDNNSVQVEQQKFTDMEKELLEMKKQLQKLAKNGGTPQPSKKAPKAVSKPGNNQFKTNTTMIHKLLSEATKENLAQLIDIWPDLLNMLSVTQRAIMKASTPVAASPNGLIVSFEYDILCQKATNDSELLEAISENLRRLVGHSPQMICVPAEQWPIIREQFLKQNKTLVKKAPVEKVSSPSASGSKDEIQVDFDFEQENLASLETALPEPDEEETIVTEAMEMFGEKNVEVRND; from the coding sequence ATGAGTTATCAAGCACTTTATCGAGTATGGCGTCCCCAAAAATTTCAAGATATTGCAGGTCAAAAAGCCATTACACAAACGTTAATAAATGCTTTGGCACAAGAAAAAACAAGCCATGCTTATCTGTTTACTGGGCCTCGTGGAACAGGAAAGACGAGTGCAGCTAAAATTTTTGCTAAAGCTATTAATTGCCCCAATATAAAAGACGGAGAACCTTGTAATGAGTGTGAAACATGTCTTTCTATTACTAATGGTCAATTAAATGATGTAATTGAAATTGATGCGGCCAGTAATAATGGGGTAGAAGAAATTCGAGATATTCGGGATAAAGCAAAATATGCACCGACTAGCGCAGACTATAAAATTTACATCATTGACGAAGTTCATATGTTAACAACTGGAGCTTTTAATGCGTTACTAAAGACGTTAGAGGAACCTCCAAAAAATGTTGTCTTTATCTTAGCTACAACAGAGCCGCATAAAATTCCTTTGACCATTATTTCTAGAACGCAACGGTTTGATTTTAAACGTATCAGTGTGCGCGATAGTTGCGAACGAATGGCATATATTCTAAATCAAAAAAAAATAACGTATCAAGAAGAGGCTTTAACGGTCATTGCTAGAGCTGCTGAAGGCGGTATGCGTGATGCATTAAGTATATTGGATCAAACCATTTCATATGGAGATAATTCAGTAACCGTTGAAAATGCCATGAGCGTTACCGGTAGTTTGACACAAGAATTAGTTTTAGATTATTTTGATGCTATTATTCACTCCAATACCGAAAAAGGTTTATCTCTTTTGCAAAGTATTTTAGCTGAAGGCAAAGATGCCAGTCGTTTTGTGGAAGATTTGATTTTGTTCAGCCGTGATATATTGGTTTACCAGCAAGCTCCTTTGATGACTGATTTATTGGAAGGTGCAAATGTTGACGAAGGGTTTAAAGCACTCAGTCAAACGATTACAGCTCAGCAGTTGTACGAAGTCATTAGGATTTTAAATGATGCTCAACAAGAAATGCGATATACAAATCATGCAGAAGTTTATTTAGAAGTTTCCACAGTGAAGTTGACTCAATTAGCTGTTGCTAGTTCAGCAGGTAGAGCAACGGTTGAAGAGTCTAAAGTAGACAATAATAGTGTACAAGTTGAACAGCAAAAGTTTACCGATATGGAAAAAGAACTCCTAGAAATGAAAAAGCAACTGCAAAAGCTTGCCAAGAATGGTGGAACGCCTCAGCCATCTAAAAAAGCACCTAAAGCAGTTTCTAAACCAGGAAACAACCAATTTAAAACAAATACGACGATGATTCACAAATTATTAAGTGAAGCGACAAAAGAAAATTTAGCCCAATTGATTGATATTTGGCCTGACTTGTTGAATATGCTGTCGGTCACGCAACGAGCCATCATGAAAGCTTCAACACCAGTTGCGGCAAGTCCTAATGGCTTGATTGTTTCTTTCGAATATGATATTTTGTGTCAAAAGGCTACAAATGATAGCGAATTGCTTGAAGCTATCAGTGAAAATCTACGACGTTTAGTCGGGCATTCGCCGCAAATGATCTGTGTTCCAGCAGAGCAATGGCCAATTATTCGAGAACAATTTCTGAAACAAAATAAAACATTAGTGAAGAAAGCCCCTGTAGAAAAAGTGTCTTCCCCTTCTGCTTCTGGTAGTAAAGATGAGATCCAAGTGGACTTTGATTTTGAACAAGAAAATTTAGCTAGTTTAGAAACGGCTCTACCAGAGCCAGATGAAGAGGAAACGATTGTAACAGAAGCGATGGAAATGTTTGGAGAAAAAAATGTTGAAGTAAGAAATGATTAA
- a CDS encoding ABC transporter ATP-binding protein encodes MIRNAIFVNKLTCSFENKIVLTDISFVVPSNSTCVIIGPSGCGKTTILHALAGFIKPVSGELKINDVPVTDFPAHTGIIFQEYALLPWCTVFDNVALGLKITHHSPSSIKKKTTHLLKDLGLSSLAQFYPSQISGGQKQRVAIARSLNLDPEILLLDEATSALDAMTKEQLQNLILAIHQTKKTTLLQVTHSIEEAVFLGEQIIVMNQSGIHEIIHNPLVGSENNRKNLAFYDMCLRVRESLESGTQHV; translated from the coding sequence ATGATTAGAAACGCTATATTTGTGAACAAGTTAACTTGTTCGTTTGAAAATAAAATTGTATTGACTGACATTTCTTTTGTTGTTCCATCCAACTCTACATGTGTCATCATTGGACCCTCCGGTTGCGGGAAAACAACTATTCTCCATGCTTTAGCCGGATTCATTAAACCTGTCAGCGGAGAATTAAAAATAAATGATGTTCCAGTAACCGATTTTCCTGCTCATACTGGAATCATTTTTCAAGAATACGCTTTGCTCCCATGGTGTACTGTTTTCGATAACGTAGCGTTGGGGCTTAAAATAACTCATCACAGTCCTAGCAGTATAAAAAAAAAGACCACCCATCTTTTAAAAGATTTAGGCCTTTCAAGTCTCGCTCAATTTTATCCTTCTCAAATTAGTGGTGGGCAAAAGCAACGTGTAGCGATTGCCCGAAGTTTAAACTTAGATCCCGAGATTCTTCTCTTAGATGAAGCTACTTCGGCATTGGATGCCATGACCAAAGAGCAATTGCAAAATCTGATTCTAGCGATTCATCAAACAAAAAAGACGACTCTTTTGCAAGTGACTCATTCTATCGAGGAAGCCGTATTTTTAGGGGAACAAATCATTGTTATGAATCAAAGCGGAATTCATGAAATTATACATAATCCTTTAGTTGGAAGTGAAAATAATCGTAAAAACCTGGCCTTTTACGACATGTGCTTAAGGGTTCGAGAAAGTCTAGAAAGTGGGACACAACATGTCTAA
- a CDS encoding ABC transporter permease, whose amino-acid sequence MSKKKKISLDTFIGLIGLFLVWESLYFVVAHPVIPEPIKTIGLFIEVFPLLLPHIFSSLFRILSAIVISFMIGVPLGIWIGASKWADRLLSPLLYFIYPIPKVAFLPVFMLVFGLGDASKISLVVWIIVFQLILSVRDGIAQIDQSYYQVMRMMHASKWQTFLYLLYPAILPQIISGLRVCIGIAVASLFFAENYATQYGLGYYIMNAWSVIDYSQMFCGILALCLVGFLLFKLIDLLEWFLTPWNKSM is encoded by the coding sequence ATGTCTAAAAAGAAAAAGATCTCTTTAGATACTTTTATTGGTTTGATAGGCTTATTTTTAGTTTGGGAGTCGCTTTATTTTGTCGTGGCGCATCCAGTTATTCCAGAGCCGATTAAGACAATTGGTTTATTTATAGAAGTGTTTCCACTACTGCTCCCTCATATCTTTAGCAGTTTATTCCGCATCTTATCAGCTATCGTTATTTCTTTTATGATTGGTGTGCCTTTAGGTATTTGGATTGGAGCTAGTAAATGGGCAGATCGTTTATTATCTCCTTTACTGTACTTTATTTACCCTATACCGAAAGTCGCATTTTTACCAGTCTTTATGCTGGTTTTTGGTTTAGGCGATGCTTCAAAAATCAGTTTAGTCGTCTGGATCATTGTCTTCCAACTGATTCTATCCGTGCGCGATGGCATAGCCCAAATTGACCAGTCTTATTATCAGGTCATGCGGATGATGCATGCAAGCAAATGGCAGACCTTTCTCTACTTGCTCTATCCAGCCATTCTCCCACAAATCATTAGTGGGTTGCGTGTTTGTATTGGGATTGCAGTAGCTTCACTATTTTTTGCAGAAAATTATGCTACGCAATATGGTCTCGGTTATTACATCATGAATGCTTGGTCTGTCATTGACTATTCGCAAATGTTTTGCGGCATACTAGCGCTTTGTTTAGTTGGTTTTTTGTTATTCAAATTGATAGATCTGCTAGAATGGTTTTTGACGCCATGGAATAAATCGATGTAA
- a CDS encoding ABC transporter substrate-binding protein: protein MKKLGRLLLVITFVVIAAIGLAACSTDAETAQTSKDSSSENMNEPLRFGTLPAESAIPIILAEENGYFEDENVAVDITPFSSPNDRNAAAQSGELDGMIADVMTALSFREGGIDLTITSDINEEFKLLSSPDSGITDIKQLDGKDVSLVPKFLLEYIMDEIAAKNEIGYEVVSIPSIPARYEALLENQIDSVIFTEPQATALKVNGAHVLASSSEYGIKGGTILFSDESVAEKSTEIAAFYRAYDKAVEYMNTTDPVEYSTILDEYNFPKEMGDYLANKEEDYTKATAVTKE from the coding sequence ATGAAGAAATTAGGTAGACTGCTACTAGTCATTACATTCGTAGTAATAGCAGCAATCGGTTTGGCAGCTTGTTCAACGGATGCCGAGACTGCTCAAACTAGTAAAGATAGCTCTTCGGAAAATATGAATGAGCCACTTAGATTTGGCACATTGCCTGCAGAATCAGCTATTCCGATCATATTAGCAGAAGAGAATGGTTATTTTGAGGATGAAAATGTAGCTGTAGACATCACTCCTTTTAGTTCGCCAAATGACCGCAATGCAGCTGCTCAATCTGGTGAACTGGATGGAATGATCGCAGATGTAATGACGGCTCTTTCATTCCGAGAAGGTGGAATCGATTTAACGATTACGTCTGACATTAATGAGGAATTCAAATTATTGTCTTCACCTGATTCAGGGATCACAGATATCAAACAATTAGATGGTAAAGATGTTTCATTAGTACCTAAATTTTTACTTGAATATATTATGGATGAAATAGCTGCTAAAAATGAGATTGGTTATGAAGTGGTTTCGATTCCTTCTATCCCGGCGAGGTATGAAGCATTATTAGAAAATCAAATTGATTCGGTCATCTTTACGGAACCTCAAGCTACAGCTCTTAAAGTAAATGGGGCACATGTATTGGCAAGTTCATCAGAGTATGGCATCAAAGGTGGAACGATTCTGTTTAGCGATGAGAGTGTAGCAGAAAAATCTACTGAGATTGCTGCTTTTTATCGTGCGTACGACAAAGCAGTTGAGTATATGAATACTACTGATCCAGTTGAATACAGTACGATTTTAGATGAGTATAATTTTCCTAAAGAAATGGGCGACTATTTAGCCAATAAAGAAGAAGATTACACTAAAGCAACAGCCGTTACAAAAGAATAA
- a CDS encoding polysaccharide deacetylase family protein: MTFNVLMYHEFREQGDVDVLNPSTISVAQDYQDALPTVLFSYINNFKLQMEFLKSEGYHTLMLQEIKDFYEKGIQLPEKSVLLTFDDAFQSVHKYAYPILKELQFHAVSFVVLGWLSQEKKIFDTTVSLVMSKAELEEMKDVFEFANHTTNLHKRYSDGTTEMQRTSLQELKEDLVICGKYVNHPDIFAYPFGIFSSEDTKRLAEINIQYAFTTVPGVNTKSTPLLELHRDTVMLDCTLEEFKIIVERGTRR, encoded by the coding sequence ATGACTTTTAATGTTTTGATGTACCATGAATTTCGAGAACAAGGTGACGTGGATGTTTTGAATCCATCCACTATTTCGGTTGCACAAGATTATCAAGATGCTTTACCGACAGTACTTTTTAGTTATATTAATAACTTTAAACTACAAATGGAATTTTTGAAAAGTGAAGGGTACCATACCTTGATGCTTCAAGAAATAAAAGATTTTTACGAGAAAGGAATCCAGCTTCCAGAAAAATCAGTTTTACTAACATTTGATGATGCTTTTCAATCAGTGCACAAGTACGCCTATCCAATTTTGAAAGAATTACAGTTCCATGCAGTCAGTTTTGTGGTATTAGGTTGGCTATCGCAAGAGAAAAAAATATTTGATACAACAGTATCGCTAGTTATGAGTAAAGCTGAACTTGAAGAGATGAAAGATGTATTTGAATTTGCTAATCATACAACTAACTTACATAAGCGATACTCTGATGGAACGACTGAAATGCAACGAACTTCTCTACAAGAGTTGAAAGAAGATTTAGTAATATGCGGAAAATACGTGAACCACCCAGATATATTTGCTTATCCGTTTGGAATTTTTTCGTCTGAGGATACAAAACGCTTAGCTGAAATCAATATCCAGTATGCATTTACTACAGTTCCAGGGGTAAATACAAAAAGTACACCGTTGTTAGAATTACACCGCGATACGGTGATGCTTGATTGTACATTAGAAGAATTTAAAATCATTGTGGAAAGAGGAACGAGAAGATGA
- the alr gene encoding alanine racemase, which translates to MKKGSFRETWVEISLDNLAHNIKSFKRMIPPKTTLMAVVKADAYGHGAKEVAQTAIDAGATYLAVAFLDEAIVLRKAGFSIPILVFGYNSLDSETIKTAIDHNITLTVYSREAVASIQELAQEKETVCRIHLKIDSGMNRIGVRTAEEALQIISSITSDYLILEGIFTHFADADAIQSTFVYDQFNHFMNITSSIQKEGYTIPITHCCNTAATIAFPEMHLDMVRIGIGIYGIYPEEHLRDKIELKPVMTFKTKPILIKEVPAGQSVSYGRTYTTTKDSIIATIPVGYADGFSRALSNTGHVTLNGHRAPIIGRVCMDQTMVDLTEIDSVNFNEEIILFGDPKDDCISISEVAAQMNTIHYEVACLVGQRVPRVYLKNATIAATTGLISS; encoded by the coding sequence ATGAAAAAAGGAAGTTTTAGAGAGACTTGGGTAGAAATATCCTTGGATAATTTAGCACACAATATAAAAAGCTTTAAAAGAATGATTCCCCCAAAAACAACTTTAATGGCTGTTGTAAAAGCTGATGCCTATGGCCATGGTGCAAAAGAAGTTGCTCAAACAGCCATTGATGCTGGTGCAACCTATCTAGCCGTTGCTTTTCTAGATGAAGCGATTGTTTTACGAAAAGCTGGATTCTCCATTCCAATTTTAGTATTTGGCTATAATAGTCTCGATAGTGAAACAATTAAAACCGCGATTGACCATAACATTACACTAACCGTTTATTCTAGAGAAGCTGTCGCAAGCATTCAAGAATTAGCTCAAGAAAAAGAGACAGTATGCCGGATTCATTTAAAAATAGATAGCGGGATGAATCGCATTGGGGTACGAACAGCAGAAGAAGCTTTGCAAATCATTTCATCAATCACATCAGATTATTTGATCTTAGAAGGTATTTTCACTCATTTTGCGGATGCAGATGCTATTCAGTCTACATTTGTTTACGATCAATTCAACCATTTCATGAACATTACTTCTTCTATTCAAAAAGAAGGCTATACGATTCCTATTACACATTGCTGCAACACTGCAGCAACTATTGCTTTTCCCGAGATGCATTTAGATATGGTTCGGATTGGCATCGGTATTTATGGTATCTACCCTGAAGAACATTTACGCGATAAAATAGAGTTGAAACCAGTCATGACCTTTAAAACAAAACCTATTTTAATCAAAGAAGTTCCAGCTGGACAATCTGTCAGCTATGGACGAACTTATACCACTACAAAAGATTCGATTATTGCAACGATTCCAGTAGGCTATGCAGATGGCTTTTCACGGGCACTATCGAATACAGGTCATGTGACATTAAACGGGCATAGAGCACCAATCATCGGACGAGTGTGTATGGATCAAACGATGGTAGATCTTACCGAAATTGATTCTGTTAATTTTAATGAAGAAATCATTCTTTTTGGAGACCCTAAAGATGACTGTATTTCCATCAGCGAAGTAGCTGCACAAATGAATACCATTCATTATGAAGTGGCTTGTTTGGTAGGTCAAAGGGTACCTAGAGTTTACCTCAAAAACGCTACTATAGCAGCTACAACCGGGTTAATAAGTTCTTAG
- a CDS encoding GrpB family protein, translating to MRKVEVLDYQTEWPGLFEKEKSRLQHLLQGNSYRIFHIGSTSVPGLAAKPIIDLMPVVYNLHQIDALNEEMELLGYIVKGENGLPGRRYFEKGDDQHTHHVHLFQLGNEDIIRHLAFRDYLRAHPKEAQRYGQLKKESALNYPDDITAYIAAKASLVKEVEQLALRWYKRTN from the coding sequence GTGCGAAAAGTAGAAGTGCTAGATTATCAAACAGAATGGCCAGGTCTGTTTGAAAAAGAAAAAAGCAGACTGCAGCATCTTCTCCAAGGAAACAGCTATAGAATTTTTCATATTGGCAGTACGTCTGTTCCCGGATTAGCAGCAAAGCCGATTATTGATTTAATGCCTGTGGTTTATAATTTGCATCAAATAGATGCATTAAATGAAGAAATGGAACTGCTTGGTTATATAGTTAAAGGTGAGAATGGATTACCGGGTAGACGCTATTTTGAAAAAGGTGACGATCAACATACCCATCATGTGCATCTTTTTCAACTAGGCAATGAAGACATTATACGTCACTTAGCTTTTCGTGATTACTTAAGAGCTCATCCTAAAGAAGCTCAAAGGTATGGACAGTTAAAGAAAGAAAGTGCATTAAATTATCCAGATGATATTACTGCCTATATTGCGGCCAAGGCAAGTTTAGTAAAAGAAGTAGAACAATTAGCCTTACGGTGGTATAAGAGAACAAACTAA